A single window of Hyla sarda isolate aHylSar1 chromosome 2, aHylSar1.hap1, whole genome shotgun sequence DNA harbors:
- the RS1 gene encoding retinoschisin isoform X2, translating to MAALTLVTNEWHTKACKCDCQGGSGSISSRITALDCMPECPYHKAMGFESGAVGSDQITCSNQEQYTGWYSSWTPNRARLNGQGFGCAWLSKFQDNGQWLQIDLKELKVISGIMTQGRCDTDEWMTKYSVQYKIEESLNWVYYKDQTGNNRVFYGNSDRTSTVQNFLRPPIISRFIRIIPLGWHVRIALRMELLECMSKCS from the exons CCTTGGTTACCAATGAG TGGCATACTAAAGCCTGCAAATGTGACTGCCAGGGGGGAAGTGGATCAATATCATCGAGAATTACTGCACTAGATTGTATGCCAG AATGTCCTTATCATAAAGCTATGGGATTTGAATCAGGAGCTGTCGGATCAGATCAAATCACTTGCTCCAACCAAGAACAATACACAGGCTGGTACTCATCCTGGACTCCAAACAGGGCCCGACTTAATGGGCAAGGATTTGG GTGTGCATGGTTATCCAAATTTCAAGACAATGGGCAATGGCTTCAGATTGATCTAAAAGAACTAAAAGTTATTTCTGGAATTATGACCCAAGGAAGATGTGACACGGATGAATGGATGACAAAGTACAGTGTCCAGTACAAGATTGAAGAAAGCCTGAATTGGGTTTACTACAAAGATCAAACTGGAAACAACCGA GTCTTTTATGGAAATTCGGATCGAACATCTACAGTGCAAAATTTCCTTCGACCACCAATCATATCCCGCTTCATAAGGATCATCCCTTTGGGTTGGCATGTCCGCATCGCTCTGCGAATGGAGCTTCTGGAATGCATGAGCAAATGTAGCTAA